A single Gambusia affinis linkage group LG22, SWU_Gaff_1.0, whole genome shotgun sequence DNA region contains:
- the LOC122825441 gene encoding cytosolic 5'-nucleotidase 1A-like, which translates to MSEIKPTEKTATEDNEAEQDWKAAKAFFDSLKTKVPRPPKPQNAVTIAVSSRTLFNMVAERKIFEDEGVEKYVAFQVEHENDPLKPGPAFPFVKALMNVNTRLRNLYPDGEELFDIVLMTNNHAQVGVRLINSINHYGLTIERFCMTGGKSPIGYLKAYMTNLYLSKNPEKVTEAIEEGIAAATMFMSKQESDLSDTQLRVAFDGDAVLFSDESEIIVKKHGLDTFFEHEKEFENKPLAQGPLKCFLEALGKLQRKFYAKNERLNCPIRTFLVTARSAASSGARVLKTLRSWGLEIDEALFLAGAPKGPLLQKIRPHIFFDDQMFHIEGANELGTISAHVPYGIGQKYNKGKLIETPEKKE; encoded by the exons atgagcGAAATTAAACCAACGGAAAAAACAGCAACCGAAGACAATGAAGCGGAACAAGACTGGAAAGCTGCTAAAGCTTTCTTTGACAGTCTAAAGACAAAAGTACCAAGGCCG CCCAAACCCCAGAATGCGGTAACTATCGCTGTCTCCTCTCGCACCCTCTTCAACATGGTGGCAGAGAGGAAAATCTTTGAGGATGAAGGAGTGGAGAAGTACGTCGCTTTTCAGGTGGAACATGAAAACGATCCGTTAAAGCCGGGACCTGCCTTCCCTTTTGTAAAG GCTCTCATGAATGTCAACACTCGACTTAGGAACCTTTACCCAGACGGCGAGGAGCTGTTTGACATTGTCTTGATGACTAACAACCACGCTCAAGTCGGCGTGCGCCTCATTAACAGCATTAATCACTATG GTTTGACCATAGAGAGATTCTGTATGACTGGAGGGAAAAGTCCTATAGGTTACCTGAAGGCCTACATGACAAACCTTTATCTCTCAAAAAATCCAGAGAAAGTTACAGAAGCAATAGAGGAAG GGATTGCTGCAGCCACCATGTTTATGTCAAAACAGGAGAGCGATCTGAGCGACACTCAGCTGAGAGTGGCGTTTGATGGTGACGCCGTCCTCTTCTCAGACGAGTCAGAAATCATCGTGAAGAAGCACGGCCTCGACACTTTCTTTGAGCATGAGAAAGAGTTTGAGAATAAACCTTTGGCTCAG GGTCCATTAAAGTGTTTCCTGGAGGCCCTCGGTAAGCTCCAGAGAAAATTTTATGCCAAGAACGAGCGTCTGAATTGCCCGATCAGAACCTTCCTGGTCACGGCCCGCAGCGCAGCCAGCTCCGGCGCACGGGTCCTGAAGACCCTCCGCAGCTGGGGCCTGGAGATCGATGAGGCCCTCTTTCTGGCTGGGGCTCCCAAAGGGCCTCTGTTGCAGAAAATCAGACCTCACATCTTCTTCGACGACCAGATGTTCCACATTGAGGGGGCCAATGAGCTGGGGACCATATCTGCACATGTGCCTTATGGAATTGGACAGAAGTACAACAAGGGGAAGCTCATCGAAACGCCcgaaaaaaaagagtaa